Proteins from a genomic interval of Vreelandella profundi:
- the metE gene encoding 5-methyltetrahydropteroyltriglutamate--homocysteine S-methyltransferase has product MTVSHVLGYPRIGAQRELKKATEAYWKGECTRSELESAGRELRLRHWQEQQDAGLDFISVGDFAFYDQVLNVSVALGAVPARFNAQTDVASGDIDLDTAFRMARGRAPSGEPAAACEMTKYFDTNYHYLVPELHEGQAFTLASTRLFAEVDEALSAGFTPKVTLTGPLTWLWLGKTKGSEFDRLTLLDGVLNVYSEILTRLAAQGVEWVQLDEPALVQDLPLAWQQAYERAYHHLQSAPLKLLIATYFGGLGDNLSLATRLPVAGLHVDAVRAPQQLDGVIDRLGPHKVLSVGFVDGRNIWRADLAALRERLLPLKVRLGQRLWLAPSCSLLHVPVDLAQETALGEELISWLAFARQKLAEVVTLTRLIDNRATPADEQRLDEATRALDARRESSRIHQPAVSDRLASITPADSQRQAPYVQRAEAQRRALKLPLFPTTTIGSFPQTDEIRAARRAFKAGELELADYEARMQAEIAYAVERQEALDIDVPVHGEAERNDMVEYFGEQLEGFAFTRFGWVQSYGSRCVKPPIIFGDVSRPAPMTVRWSEYAQTLTSKPMKGMLTGPVTILQWSFVRDDQPRQTTCRQIALALRDEVLGLEQAGINVIQIDEPALREGLPLRQQEWQSYLDWAVESFQLSAAGVANTTQVHTHMCYSEFNDIIGAIAALDADVITIETSRSDMHLLDAFQNFAYPNEIGPGVYDIHTPNIPEVSWMVELMEKALEKIPAERLWVNPDCGLKTRGWAEVEPALANMVEAAKVLRQRYS; this is encoded by the coding sequence ATGACAGTTTCTCATGTTCTCGGCTATCCCCGCATTGGCGCTCAGCGCGAGTTGAAGAAAGCCACTGAAGCGTATTGGAAAGGTGAATGCACGCGTAGCGAACTTGAAAGCGCCGGCCGCGAACTGCGCTTGCGTCACTGGCAAGAGCAGCAGGACGCTGGCTTGGATTTTATCAGCGTCGGGGATTTCGCTTTTTACGATCAAGTGCTCAACGTTTCAGTGGCCCTAGGCGCCGTGCCTGCACGCTTCAATGCACAGACAGACGTCGCCAGCGGCGATATTGACCTCGACACTGCTTTTCGCATGGCCCGCGGTCGAGCGCCTAGCGGCGAACCCGCTGCGGCTTGCGAAATGACGAAATACTTCGATACCAACTATCACTACCTTGTCCCTGAGCTGCACGAAGGACAAGCCTTTACCTTGGCATCAACTCGGCTCTTTGCTGAGGTAGACGAGGCGCTGAGCGCAGGCTTTACGCCTAAAGTGACGCTCACCGGGCCGCTAACCTGGCTGTGGTTAGGGAAAACTAAAGGCAGTGAGTTTGATCGCTTAACGTTATTAGACGGTGTCCTAAACGTATACAGCGAGATCTTAACGCGGCTTGCGGCCCAAGGCGTTGAATGGGTTCAGCTGGACGAGCCCGCGCTGGTGCAGGATCTACCGTTAGCATGGCAGCAGGCCTATGAGCGTGCTTATCACCACTTACAATCCGCGCCGCTAAAGCTGCTGATTGCCACTTACTTTGGTGGCCTGGGTGATAACCTTTCGCTGGCTACTCGGCTACCCGTGGCGGGCCTGCACGTTGACGCTGTGCGGGCACCGCAGCAGTTAGACGGCGTGATCGATCGTCTGGGGCCCCATAAGGTGCTGTCTGTCGGCTTTGTTGATGGCCGTAATATCTGGCGGGCCGACTTAGCGGCTCTGCGCGAACGCTTACTGCCTTTAAAAGTCCGCCTGGGTCAGCGGCTATGGTTAGCACCGAGCTGTTCGCTGCTGCACGTGCCGGTAGATCTGGCGCAGGAAACGGCGCTAGGCGAGGAGCTCATCAGCTGGTTAGCCTTCGCCCGCCAGAAGCTCGCCGAAGTGGTGACGCTTACGCGATTGATTGATAACCGCGCGACCCCCGCGGATGAGCAGCGCTTAGATGAGGCAACGCGTGCCCTGGACGCTCGGCGTGAATCCTCGCGTATCCACCAGCCCGCGGTCAGTGACCGCTTAGCGAGCATCACGCCTGCCGATAGCCAGCGTCAAGCGCCTTATGTTCAGCGCGCAGAGGCCCAGCGCAGAGCGCTCAAGCTACCGCTATTTCCGACCACGACCATTGGCTCTTTTCCGCAAACGGATGAGATTCGTGCCGCTCGGCGCGCGTTTAAAGCAGGCGAGCTTGAGTTAGCTGATTATGAAGCGCGTATGCAGGCGGAAATTGCCTATGCGGTTGAGCGCCAGGAAGCGCTAGATATCGACGTGCCGGTGCACGGCGAAGCCGAACGTAACGACATGGTCGAATACTTTGGTGAGCAGCTGGAAGGGTTTGCGTTTACCCGCTTTGGCTGGGTTCAAAGCTATGGGTCACGGTGCGTAAAACCGCCGATTATCTTTGGCGATGTGTCACGTCCGGCGCCGATGACAGTACGCTGGAGCGAATATGCCCAAACCCTGACGAGCAAGCCGATGAAGGGCATGCTGACCGGGCCGGTGACTATTCTCCAATGGTCGTTTGTGCGCGATGACCAGCCACGGCAAACCACCTGCCGCCAGATTGCGTTAGCGCTGCGTGATGAAGTGCTGGGCCTGGAACAAGCGGGCATCAACGTTATTCAAATTGATGAGCCGGCGCTGCGTGAAGGCCTGCCGCTACGTCAGCAGGAATGGCAGTCGTATCTTGACTGGGCGGTGGAGAGCTTCCAACTCAGTGCTGCGGGCGTGGCCAACACCACCCAGGTGCACACGCATATGTGTTATTCGGAGTTCAATGACATTATTGGAGCGATTGCCGCGCTGGATGCGGATGTTATTACCATCGAAACGTCGCGTTCGGATATGCACTTGCTAGACGCTTTTCAGAACTTCGCGTACCCCAACGAAATTGGGCCTGGGGTTTATGATATCCACACCCCGAACATTCCCGAGGTGAGTTGGATGGTTGAGCTGATGGAAAAAGCCTTGGAAAAAATTCCCGCTGAGCGCCTGTGGGTCAACCCGGACTGCGGACTAAAAACCCGCGGGTGGGCAGAAGTAGAGCCAGCGCTAGCTAACATGGTAGAAGCCGCTAAAGTGCTGCGCCAGCGCTACTCTTAG
- a CDS encoding LysR family transcriptional regulator has translation MIELRHLRTLLALRETGSLVDAAERVHLTQSALSHQLKDLEGRVDSALFVRKTRPVEFTRAGLRLLALADQILPEVRKAERDLARLAGTEQGRLHMAIECHSCFQWLMPTVDYFRDHWPEVEIDIPSGHHFDPLPALAREQLDLVITADPQPLEGIHYAPLFRYEGLLAVARQHSFAGQGFIEPQALADETLITYPVEQSRLDVFSQFLNPANVRPREIRTAELTIMMMQLVASGRGVCALPSWALTEYLERDYVSAVKLGEHGVWSTLYAAIREETREAPWMQDFLRTARETSFAVLSGIKPADLDAESAA, from the coding sequence ATGATTGAACTGCGCCACCTCCGCACGCTGCTCGCCCTGCGCGAAACTGGCTCGCTGGTCGATGCCGCCGAACGCGTCCATCTGACCCAATCAGCGCTGTCTCATCAGCTCAAAGATCTAGAAGGCCGCGTCGACAGCGCGTTATTTGTACGTAAAACGCGCCCAGTGGAATTTACGCGCGCGGGGCTGCGCCTGCTTGCCCTGGCTGATCAGATATTGCCCGAGGTACGTAAAGCAGAGCGGGACTTGGCGCGCTTAGCAGGCACCGAGCAGGGCCGGCTGCATATGGCGATCGAGTGCCACAGCTGCTTTCAATGGCTAATGCCGACGGTGGATTACTTTCGTGACCATTGGCCAGAAGTTGAAATCGACATTCCCAGCGGCCACCATTTCGACCCGCTGCCGGCGCTCGCCCGTGAGCAGCTAGATCTTGTCATCACCGCCGATCCTCAGCCGCTTGAAGGCATTCACTATGCTCCGCTGTTCCGCTATGAAGGATTACTGGCTGTCGCTCGGCAGCATTCATTTGCAGGCCAAGGGTTTATTGAACCCCAGGCGCTCGCGGATGAAACCCTGATCACGTATCCCGTTGAGCAGTCGCGCCTGGATGTTTTCAGCCAATTTTTAAATCCAGCCAACGTCCGCCCTCGTGAGATCCGTACGGCAGAATTAACCATTATGATGATGCAGCTGGTAGCGAGCGGGCGCGGCGTATGCGCACTGCCTAGCTGGGCGCTAACCGAGTACCTGGAGCGTGATTATGTAAGCGCGGTGAAGCTGGGCGAACACGGGGTATGGAGCACGCTGTATGCGGCGATTCGCGAAGAAACGCGGGAAGCGCCCTGGATGCAGGATTTCTTACGCACTGCTCGCGAGACGTCTTTTGCAGTGCTCTCAGGGATTAAGCCGGCGGATCTCGACGCGGAATCAGCAGCGTAA